A window of Benincasa hispida cultivar B227 chromosome 9, ASM972705v1, whole genome shotgun sequence genomic DNA:
CATGATTTTCTTGTGACTTAGGAGCTTGATGGTTAATGGAGGTTTTGATGTCGTAGCCTATACGACCTGTCCTTTAGGGGTGTTTGGACCAAGAAGTTGGAAAGTAGAAGTTGAGAGAAGTGTCCCAAATGCCCCCTTACATATTTAATGAAAGTTTGTTTTCTTGTGTAAAAAAATTGTCTATTTTGGTCCATAAACTTTGAATATTGTTCTATTTTAacccctaaactttaaaaacattCGTCTAGTCCCACAACTatttaaaagtatttattttttgtcCCTGCTATTAATATTTTGTTAACTCTTTAATGGTGAAATTGAATTGTATTTAGCATAGGTTGAACAAGATGAAGGTGAAGTGAAATATCAACCACCAACGCTAAAATAGTAAATGACCAAAATCTTGAATGCACATTGACTTTTGAGATCTCTAGAAAATCGCTTTATcacttaattcaaaattgaaatcctAGATTTTTTAATGTCGCTAACTTATTTGACTGCCTaatcatcaaataaatacaAGTCATCTAACCATTTTGTTTAAAAGGCAATAGAATCTTAATAGCATGGATCAAAGTAAACATTGAACTAAAGtagaagtttttaaaattttaaagaccaaaataggagttaaaaaaaatcaataactaaacacaaaaatcaaatattaccCAAACCGGACCTAGATTTATTATAGgtcattttctaaataaaatatataaataatactATTTAAACGCTCCTTACATCAAGCGTTTGTAGTCCAACGGTTAGGATAATTGCCTTCCAAGCAATAGACCCGGGTTCGACTCCCGGCAAACgcaaatttttctaaatatatatatgttttttttggttttgttttgtttttttttttaatatatatatatataaaaaagcgCCTAATCCACGTGTTCAATTCTTCGGTGATAGTCACCGTAACCTTAACGTTTCTCGTAACCACTGTCTATATATAGTGTCCAACGATCACCCCTTGCGGCTCCTCTGTTTGACTGTTTCTTCGAGAAATAAAAATCAGAGCAAATGGCTTTAAGAATTAGCTGTTCATCTTCTTCAGTTTTTCTCCTTCCTCAAGCTCCCGATTCAAATTCCTTCGATTCTACAAAAACCGCTCGATTATCTGTGTAAGTCTCAACCAAATCAACTTCATCTCTATCGATTCTACGTTCAATGACGAATCGATCTGTTTGACTGTTTTTTCATCTTCGATTTCTCGATTAACTGCAGGAAGGAAGATGAAGGCTCATGGAGAAGCCGAAGCGTATGCGTTTTAGGTTTAGCGAGCTTGATTTTCGCAATCGAAGTCAGCGACATCTTCGTCGCTAGTGAATCTCTGGCTCTGGAATCGCCGCCGCAACTTGTGGATTATTCGAGGAAGCGTGTGAAGATCTCGAGATGGAGCGATAAGAGAAAATGCGCTCCATGGCGAGCCAATTCGCTGGAGTTCATCGTGCCTGAGAACCTTCCGAGGCCGTCGCATCGTCGGAAGTGGGAGGCAATTGCATATGAATCAATGGATGTGAAGAACGCTCCGGGAATTCGAGTAATTTCTTCTAAAACTAGCTCCAATTACTGTTTCTCTTTGTAAATATCTATCACTCTTGTTTTGTAAGTCATTAGATGAACCACATCAATGGCTGTAGTGTTAATATTGCTATTGATGTTCAT
This region includes:
- the LOC120086473 gene encoding uncharacterized protein LOC120086473; the encoded protein is MALRISCSSSSVFLLPQAPDSNSFDSTKTARLSVKEDEGSWRSRSVCVLGLASLIFAIEVSDIFVASESLALESPPQLVDYSRKRVKISRWSDKRKCAPWRANSLEFIVPENLPRPSHRRKWEAIAYESMDVKNAPGIRVISSKTSSNYCFSL